A window from Pseudooceanicola algae encodes these proteins:
- a CDS encoding ceramidase domain-containing protein produces MDAQINAYCERLGPGLWAEPFNAVTNLAFLLAATMMWRRSAGLPLARALCLVLGLIGIGSGLFHSRATPWSAAADTLPILIFILLYIFAATRDMLAAGHRQATVRAALATLAFIPLTMVTTPLFARLPLYGVSAAYMPVPLLIALYAALLARRAPRTARDLGIGAGLLMLSLTFRSLDHPLCDVTGGLGTHFLWHILNAVMLGWMIATYCRHMRAH; encoded by the coding sequence ATGGACGCTCAGATCAATGCCTATTGCGAACGTCTGGGGCCGGGCCTTTGGGCCGAGCCGTTCAATGCGGTGACCAACCTCGCCTTCCTGCTGGCCGCCACGATGATGTGGCGGCGCAGCGCCGGGCTGCCGCTGGCCCGCGCGCTTTGCCTTGTTCTGGGCCTGATCGGCATCGGCTCGGGTCTGTTCCACAGCCGCGCGACCCCATGGTCGGCGGCGGCCGACACCCTGCCGATCCTGATCTTCATCCTGCTCTACATCTTTGCCGCGACCCGCGACATGCTGGCCGCCGGGCACCGGCAGGCTACGGTGCGCGCCGCGTTGGCCACGCTGGCGTTCATTCCGCTGACGATGGTGACAACGCCGCTGTTCGCCCGCCTGCCGCTTTACGGGGTCAGCGCGGCCTATATGCCGGTGCCGCTGCTGATCGCGCTTTACGCCGCGCTGCTGGCCCGGCGCGCGCCCCGTACGGCGCGGGATCTCGGTATCGGCGCGGGGCTGCTGATGCTGTCGCTCACTTTCCGCTCTCTCGACCACCCGCTTTGCGACGTGACCGGTGGGCTTGGCACGCATTTCCTGTGGCATATCCTGAACGCCGTGATGCT